The DNA sequence CGGGAGACCGGCCGCCAGAGCGCGGTCGCGGGAGACCGGCTGCCCGTGCACGGTCGGCGTTTCGTGCGCCGCACCAGCGAGTCCGCCGGCCCCGAGGCCGTGAGGGGCACCCTCAGGGACTTGAGCGCCCTGAGGGGCACCCTCAGGGACCTGAGCGCCGTGAGGGTGCCCCTCACGGACCGGAAGCCGTGAGGGGCACCCTCACGAAGACCTCGCCGGCAGGCGAGGTCAGGGGTGCAGGAGGATCTCCCCACCGCGCGGCGTTCCTCGAAGTCCGCGGCCGCCTCGGCTAGGGGGTACGTCCGGCCGAGCAGCGGAGGCGGCCCGCCGCCGGACGTCCAACTGCCCCTCGCCGGGCTCGGGCGTGGGTAGCGTGATGGGGCCAGGACCTCGGGCCCGCCGAACCGGGTGGCCGTGGTCGCTTCCGTCCCCCGAGTCTCGAACCTCGAAGACACTCGAGGTCAAGCGCGAAAGGACCACCCGTGCAGACTTCCGTCGGACTGCTCCACCCCGGGGCGATGGGCGCCGCGGTCGGCGCGCTTCTCGTGGACCGGGGTTTTCCCACCCGCTGGCTGCCCGCCGGGCGCGGTCCCGCCACGCGACGGCGGGCGGCGGAAGCCGGGCTCATCGAGGCCGCCGACCTGAGCGGCTGCGACGTCGTCCTCGGCATCTGCCCGCCCGCCGCCGCGGTCGACGTCGCCCGGGAGGTCGCCGCGAGCGGGTTCGCGGGCGTCTACCTCGACGCGAACGCCATCAGCCCCGGGCACGCGCGGGAGATCGAGGAGCTGTTCGACGGTCGGGCGAGTGTGGTCGACGGCGGGATCGTCGGGGCGCCGCCGCGGCACGACGGGTCCACGCGCCTCTACCTGTCCGGCAAGGACGCCGCCCGCGTCGAAAGCCTCTTCGCCGGGACTTTCCTCAAGCCGATCGTGCTCGACGGCCCGGTCGGGCGGGCCTCGGCGCTCAAGCTCGCGTTCGCCTCGTACAACAAGCTCACCTACGCGCTCGCCGCGCAGGCCCACGCCCTCGCGGCCCACCACGGCGTGGACGACGTCTTCCGCGAGCTCGCCGGGGCGGTCCGGCGGGACACCCCGCTCGGCGCGCCGGGCGCTCTCGAATCGGCGGGACA is a window from the Amycolatopsis sp. NBC_00355 genome containing:
- a CDS encoding NAD(P)-dependent oxidoreductase, with the protein product MQTSVGLLHPGAMGAAVGALLVDRGFPTRWLPAGRGPATRRRAAEAGLIEAADLSGCDVVLGICPPAAAVDVAREVAASGFAGVYLDANAISPGHAREIEELFDGRASVVDGGIVGAPPRHDGSTRLYLSGKDAARVESLFAGTFLKPIVLDGPVGRASALKLAFASYNKLTYALAAQAHALAAHHGVDDVFRELAGAVRRDTPLGAPGALESAGQRAWRWEGEMTEIAAACTEAGLSPALLTAARELFGRWRDHRDDEGVTAGELLAALTVTRDVTSSVTQPG